Part of the bacterium genome is shown below.
TCGGCGCGAGGGCGTTCTTGAGCGCGTGGCGGTAGATCACGTGCCGCGGCGGCGCGCCCTTCGCCATCGCGGTGACGATGTAGGGCTGGCCGAGCGTCTCCAGCAGTGACGTCCGCGTCATCTGCGCCGTCATCGCGGCCAGCGGAACGGCGATCGACACGCTCGGCAGCAGCATCGAGCGGAGGTTGAGCCCGACGCTCTGCGCCAGCGGTACGTACCCCACCTGGTACAGCGGCTTCAAGAAGAGCGCGCCGGCGAGCACGAGCAGCACGCCCGCCACGAACGGCGGAATCGCGAACATCACAAAGAGAATCGCGCGCACGATGACGTCCGCGGGGCCGTGCGCCCGGACGGCGGTGAAGACGCCGAGGAACACCCCGAGGACGATCGACTCCGCGAGCGCGAGCAGCGCCAGCTCGAGCGTAATGGGCGCGCGGCGCGCGATCTCAGCCGTCGCGTACAGGCCGGTGATCGGAGACTTCCCGAGGTTGCCCCTGAGCGCGTCGCCGAGCCAGTGCGCGTATTGCACGACGATCGGCTGATCCAAACCGAGCCGGTGCCGAAGCTCACGATACTGCTGCTGGGTCGCGCCCTCCGAACCCACGAGCACCGTGCTGAGGTCGCCCGGGATCAGCGTCCCGAGCCAGAACACGAGAAACGACACCACGAGCAGGACGCCGAGGCCGGCCGCGAATCGCCGCGCGACGTAGCGCGTCATCGCATCGGGCCGGCGCCGGAACGCACCGTTAGCGGGCCGGGCGCCTCACCGAGAAGTAGAACCGCCGGCTCCCCGTGAAATCATACGAGACGCCCTCGACCTGGCTCGGAAGATAGGCTACCCACTTGTTCTCCACAACGACCCCCGTGAACGGATACACGAGGTTCGCC
Proteins encoded:
- a CDS encoding ABC transporter permease translates to MTRYVARRFAAGLGVLLVVSFLVFWLGTLIPGDLSTVLVGSEGATQQQYRELRHRLGLDQPIVVQYAHWLGDALRGNLGKSPITGLYATAEIARRAPITLELALLALAESIVLGVFLGVFTAVRAHGPADVIVRAILFVMFAIPPFVAGVLLVLAGALFLKPLYQVGYVPLAQSVGLNLRSMLLPSVSIAVPLAAMTAQMTRTSLLETLGQPYIVTAMAKGAPPRHVIYRHALKNALAPIITLQGYVFGSLVGGLIVTEQVFNLEGLASGLLAAIGRRDYSFVVTGTLVIAATYILANLLVDLLYPIVDPTQRA